From Algoriphagus sp. NG3, the proteins below share one genomic window:
- a CDS encoding c-type cytochrome, which translates to MTTLIKNKFTKIAFGLAAVIQLMPGQVNAQESPKEEDFFKIMRVTAPEGTLLEVGGMTVLPNGDLGVATRRGDVFIVENPTSPRPFFRKFASGLHEILGLHYEDGAFYLAQRGELTKLVDTDQDGKADLYETVYAWPLSAHYHEYSFGPKVGPDGSFFVSANVAFGDQEWWRGESRVPMRGWIMKINRDGSMEPYATGMRSPAGLGMLGDQLVYTENQGDYMGSGGLWFIDKGDFTGHPAGLAWTGLPDSPLKLTAEEFDKVVDPQKVPNGSGGFLKPENVMDAPYITNAQAKEQLPDLKLPAVWLPHGIQGISNAEPVLIPEGTFGPFAGQVLVGDQGQSKIMRVILEEVNGEMQGASIDFRSGFQSGILRMAWAHDKSLFIGETNRGWGSAGEANEGLQRLVWNHNIPFEMRTVKAQADGFLIEFTKPVDKASAEDLTSYEVESFTYKFYPVYGSPPVDNKSLKILGVEVAADGMSARIAVEGLRPTYVHKISLPGVRAVDGSFSLVHPDAYYTLNNIPTGDKMTIKTPAPEPVKEVAAAKPAPTKTAPAKAVASAVPTDAEIKTILAKNTCTACHQKDKKLIGPGYAEVAKRRYSDERIVELIYNPEPQNWPDYPTEMPPMAQVSKEDAMKIAKWINSLR; encoded by the coding sequence ATGACAACATTGATAAAGAATAAATTCACAAAAATTGCCTTTGGTCTAGCGGCTGTGATCCAGCTGATGCCCGGGCAAGTAAATGCACAGGAATCCCCTAAAGAAGAGGATTTCTTTAAAATCATGCGTGTCACCGCACCGGAAGGAACTCTTTTGGAAGTGGGTGGTATGACCGTTTTGCCTAATGGAGATCTAGGCGTTGCGACACGTAGAGGTGATGTGTTTATCGTAGAAAACCCTACCAGCCCGAGACCGTTCTTCAGGAAATTCGCTTCCGGATTACACGAGATCTTAGGTTTACATTATGAAGATGGTGCTTTCTACCTGGCGCAAAGAGGTGAGCTTACCAAGCTGGTAGATACTGATCAGGATGGCAAAGCGGACTTGTATGAGACTGTATATGCATGGCCCCTTTCGGCGCATTATCATGAGTATAGCTTCGGCCCCAAAGTAGGCCCTGATGGTTCCTTCTTTGTTTCGGCAAACGTCGCTTTCGGTGATCAGGAATGGTGGAGAGGCGAGAGCCGGGTACCCATGAGAGGCTGGATAATGAAGATCAACCGTGACGGAAGCATGGAACCTTATGCCACAGGCATGAGATCCCCTGCGGGATTGGGAATGCTGGGTGACCAGTTGGTATATACCGAGAACCAAGGGGACTATATGGGATCCGGTGGACTTTGGTTTATAGATAAAGGCGATTTTACAGGCCATCCTGCAGGTTTGGCATGGACAGGACTTCCTGATTCTCCGCTAAAACTGACTGCCGAAGAATTCGACAAGGTAGTAGATCCACAGAAAGTACCGAATGGTAGCGGAGGTTTTTTAAAGCCTGAGAATGTGATGGATGCTCCTTATATCACCAATGCGCAGGCAAAGGAACAACTTCCTGACTTGAAACTGCCGGCAGTTTGGTTGCCACACGGTATTCAGGGGATTTCCAATGCGGAACCTGTATTGATTCCCGAGGGAACTTTCGGGCCATTTGCAGGTCAGGTATTGGTCGGTGACCAGGGACAAAGCAAGATCATGCGTGTGATCCTAGAGGAAGTAAACGGAGAGATGCAGGGTGCTTCCATAGACTTCCGATCTGGATTTCAGTCCGGTATTCTTAGAATGGCTTGGGCACATGACAAGTCCCTGTTTATCGGGGAGACCAACAGAGGTTGGGGTTCTGCCGGAGAAGCAAATGAAGGTTTGCAGCGACTGGTATGGAACCATAATATCCCATTTGAGATGAGAACTGTAAAGGCCCAGGCAGACGGTTTCCTGATAGAATTTACCAAACCTGTGGACAAAGCCTCTGCTGAGGATCTGACCTCCTATGAGGTAGAAAGCTTTACTTACAAATTCTACCCTGTATATGGTAGCCCACCTGTGGACAATAAAAGCCTGAAGATTCTAGGCGTGGAAGTAGCCGCTGATGGCATGTCCGCAAGGATTGCCGTAGAAGGATTAAGACCTACCTATGTTCACAAGATCAGTCTTCCGGGAGTAAGGGCCGTAGATGGCAGTTTCTCCCTGGTACATCCTGATGCCTACTACACCCTGAACAATATCCCTACGGGAGACAAAATGACGATCAAGACACCCGCGCCGGAGCCGGTGAAGGAAGTAGCTGCTGCCAAGCCTGCACCTACCAAGACAGCACCAGCTAAAGCAGTGGCTTCTGCAGTTCCTACGGATGCCGAGATCAAAACGATTTTAGCAAAAAACACCTGTACAGCCTGTCACCAAAAAGACAAGAAGCTGATAGGCCCAGGGTATGCAGAAGTGGCAAAAAGAAGGTATTCTGACGAAAGGATCGTGGAGTTGATCTATAATCCGGAACCACAAAACTGGCCTGACTACCCTACCGAGATGCCGCCTATGGCGCAGGTTTCCAAGGAAGATGCGATGAAAATCGCCAAGTGGATCAATTCATTGAGGTAA
- a CDS encoding DUF1080 domain-containing protein translates to MILKKHVCLLTAALAIQIGSLQAQQNPVKLDLNAFEGNKGSWSEVGKVWADPTVPNELQSAAGSGVLANLPAKKKPGADIISKEKFGDVDLSLEFMVAPGSNSGVYLQGNYEIQILDSWTSTTTKPGDNGGIYQRWDDSKPEGQKGYQGYAPRQNVSKAPGVWQKLEVSFQAAKFDASGTKTENARFLSVRLNGVTIHENLEVFGPTRGAMSGTDVAEGPLRIQGDHGAVAFRNIEIIPFESKAPTIADVSYETFQGSFNSLEDLEGKTSTAKGTAASLEEVPASVSDVNLTKYSANLNVAEAGEYQLTLQVPGGMSGLAVGNETITEISGRGVRVNKQLNAGDNPIQIVASKNRNWSVDGFNLSISGPGLRETALLVSEAGAYQDTDPIYVNAEETPVLRSFRDIPDYERLSHVVSVASKSQVNYAYDMESGTLIQVWRGEFLNATPMWNSRGNGVSVPRGALINLGKPAVNAVGSDFSAPEEFRTKGYQLKDGSEDMVFSYLLAGETVKDEIKVLESGEGISRTVTGIGNGFYKVAAGTEFQKVSKGVYLLPETDVYLQYDEASFGAPVTKSVDGTAGIFLPTKGNIVYNLLF, encoded by the coding sequence ATGATTTTGAAAAAACATGTTTGCTTGCTCACTGCTGCTCTGGCCATACAGATAGGCTCGCTGCAGGCACAGCAAAATCCTGTCAAGCTGGACCTGAATGCTTTTGAAGGCAATAAAGGCAGCTGGTCAGAAGTAGGTAAAGTCTGGGCAGACCCGACCGTTCCTAATGAACTCCAATCCGCGGCTGGGTCCGGGGTTTTGGCAAATCTTCCCGCAAAGAAAAAGCCGGGCGCCGACATCATTTCCAAAGAAAAATTCGGAGATGTGGATCTTTCTCTGGAATTCATGGTCGCACCAGGATCAAATTCAGGGGTTTACCTTCAGGGAAACTACGAAATCCAAATTCTGGACAGCTGGACATCCACTACCACCAAACCCGGTGACAACGGCGGAATCTACCAGCGCTGGGATGACAGCAAGCCGGAAGGACAAAAAGGCTATCAGGGCTATGCACCAAGACAAAACGTAAGCAAAGCCCCAGGCGTGTGGCAAAAGCTGGAAGTCTCTTTCCAGGCTGCAAAATTCGATGCTTCAGGCACCAAAACCGAAAACGCACGTTTCCTTTCTGTAAGGCTGAACGGCGTGACCATCCATGAAAACCTGGAAGTGTTCGGCCCTACCAGAGGTGCCATGAGCGGTACGGATGTGGCTGAAGGGCCGTTGAGGATCCAAGGAGACCATGGTGCGGTAGCTTTCAGAAATATAGAAATCATCCCTTTCGAGTCAAAAGCCCCAACTATAGCTGATGTGTCTTATGAGACCTTCCAGGGTTCATTTAACAGCCTGGAAGACCTAGAGGGAAAAACTTCCACTGCAAAAGGCACGGCTGCTTCTTTAGAAGAAGTTCCTGCCTCTGTCTCTGATGTTAACCTGACCAAATATTCGGCTAATCTTAATGTGGCTGAAGCCGGGGAATACCAGCTTACACTGCAGGTTCCGGGTGGAATGTCAGGTTTGGCAGTTGGAAACGAAACCATCACCGAAATTTCCGGCAGAGGAGTGCGCGTAAACAAGCAGCTGAATGCAGGGGACAATCCAATACAGATCGTAGCTTCCAAAAACAGGAACTGGTCAGTGGATGGATTCAACTTATCTATTTCCGGGCCAGGGCTGAGAGAAACAGCTCTTTTGGTATCGGAGGCAGGTGCCTATCAGGACACTGATCCTATTTATGTCAATGCTGAAGAGACTCCGGTTTTAAGAAGCTTCAGGGACATCCCTGATTACGAGAGGTTGAGCCATGTGGTGTCCGTAGCCAGTAAATCACAGGTGAATTACGCTTACGACATGGAAAGCGGAACGCTTATCCAGGTATGGAGAGGGGAATTCCTCAATGCCACCCCGATGTGGAACAGCCGTGGAAATGGTGTATCCGTTCCCCGTGGTGCCCTTATCAACTTGGGCAAACCTGCGGTAAATGCTGTAGGAAGTGACTTCAGTGCGCCTGAGGAATTCAGGACCAAAGGATATCAGTTGAAGGACGGTTCGGAAGACATGGTATTCTCCTACCTGCTTGCTGGCGAGACGGTGAAGGATGAAATCAAGGTATTGGAATCCGGTGAAGGTATTAGCAGAACTGTTACAGGTATAGGTAATGGCTTCTATAAAGTAGCTGCCGGCACTGAGTTTCAAAAAGTAAGCAAGGGGGTATATCTCCTTCCTGAAACAGATGTATATCTGCAATATGACGAAGCAAGCTTTGGAGCTCCGGTAACCAAGTCAGTTGATGGCACTGCAGGTATTTTCTTACCTACAAAGGGAAACATCGTTTACAATCTTCTCTTTTAA
- a CDS encoding sugar transferase, whose product MKKREAQNRPSILDIQEINSQSSKAFKEDELLVSDKLNWFNLSVKRFIDLFCSIGLLLVIGWWLFPIIAICIKLDSPGPIFYTQKRNGIYNSVFNCYKFRSMTTDHKQDHKHATRNDPRVTKVGRVLRRTSLDELPQVFNVIYGNMSLVGPRPLILAQNEANAKNIEGYENRHLVKPGITGLAQAKGYRGETELSNSIYFRYKLDMYYIKNWSVNFDLKLIWMTAKTVFSGDENAF is encoded by the coding sequence TTGAAAAAGAGAGAAGCCCAGAACCGCCCCTCCATTTTGGATATTCAAGAGATCAATTCGCAGAGCTCCAAAGCTTTCAAGGAGGACGAACTATTAGTTTCCGATAAACTGAATTGGTTCAATCTCAGTGTAAAAAGGTTTATTGACCTTTTCTGTAGCATAGGGCTGTTGCTGGTCATAGGTTGGTGGTTGTTCCCTATTATCGCGATTTGTATAAAACTGGATTCACCTGGCCCTATTTTTTACACTCAGAAAAGGAATGGGATATATAATTCAGTTTTTAACTGCTATAAGTTTCGTTCTATGACGACAGACCACAAGCAGGACCACAAGCATGCAACAAGAAATGATCCTAGGGTCACCAAGGTAGGCCGGGTTTTGAGAAGAACCAGTTTGGACGAGCTCCCCCAGGTTTTCAACGTGATTTATGGGAATATGTCACTGGTAGGTCCCAGACCTTTGATTTTGGCACAGAATGAGGCCAATGCCAAAAACATAGAAGGATATGAAAACCGGCATTTAGTAAAACCAGGGATTACGGGTTTAGCGCAGGCGAAAGGCTATAGAGGGGAAACAGAGCTTTCTAATTCCATTTACTTCCGGTACAAGCTGGACATGTATTACATCAAGAACTGGAGTGTTAATTTTGACCTGAAGCTGATCTGGATGACGGCAAAGACCGTATTTTCAGGGGATGAGAATGCGTTTTGA
- a CDS encoding RagB/SusD family nutrient uptake outer membrane protein, with protein MKKYFNKLSAALTPVALLATVSCTDLDETIYSELSKDNFYNNKVEIMQGVLRPFTHMQAWLAPTGQNGYYFHGESSADQIAWPQKGRHGYDGGDHVRLHRHEWTEQENRLRGSWGLMWEGLGYVNALLEDLEEVDYEAAGLTLEEMESILAEVRVMRAFHYIKIMDMWGNVPIVTTVGTPINPETRPRAEVFQFVEDELLANVEKLQPLSQALVGRVSKAAGYAMLSELYLNAEVWTGTPRYDDCIAYSDRVINGDGGSLMGAMRLDPSILGPFSNQNQFSPENIFQFAFSRDGGFTFNWAGFFFGYSNMSRALNVTYSGWNAFVVTPNAFDAYEENDLRKKEWFLFGPQTDYETGAPILGTEEYDGEPLVYVNNIRRNSEGATGEGSMTEGEENSGARFHKYRSGTSDEEGVYWENDYIIYRLTEIYFNKAEALMRRNGGAATTEAVELINESRKRAYSETDWADEAYTTATLTLDELLAERGREFIFEGKRRTDLIRFGEFTSGTWWDKDTSEPTRALFPIPHIHLALNPNLVQNPGY; from the coding sequence ATGAAGAAATATTTTAATAAACTATCCGCTGCGCTCACCCCGGTAGCCCTTCTGGCCACGGTATCCTGTACCGATCTGGATGAGACGATCTACAGCGAATTATCAAAAGATAATTTCTACAACAACAAAGTAGAAATTATGCAAGGAGTACTTAGACCTTTTACCCATATGCAGGCCTGGCTCGCTCCTACTGGTCAAAATGGTTATTATTTCCATGGTGAATCATCAGCAGATCAAATTGCTTGGCCACAGAAAGGACGTCATGGCTATGATGGTGGGGACCATGTCCGTCTTCACCGCCACGAATGGACAGAGCAAGAAAACAGATTGAGAGGTTCATGGGGGCTGATGTGGGAAGGACTCGGTTATGTAAATGCCTTGTTGGAGGATTTAGAGGAGGTTGATTACGAAGCTGCGGGATTAACTCTTGAAGAAATGGAGTCTATTCTTGCTGAAGTCAGGGTGATGCGTGCTTTTCACTACATAAAAATCATGGACATGTGGGGAAATGTCCCCATTGTTACTACAGTGGGTACTCCAATCAATCCAGAAACACGTCCAAGAGCAGAAGTATTCCAATTTGTGGAAGATGAGCTATTGGCAAATGTTGAAAAATTGCAACCACTATCCCAGGCATTGGTTGGAAGGGTTTCAAAGGCAGCAGGATACGCCATGCTTTCTGAACTTTACTTAAATGCTGAAGTATGGACAGGCACACCTCGATATGATGATTGTATTGCTTATTCAGACAGGGTGATCAATGGTGATGGTGGAAGCCTGATGGGTGCCATGAGATTGGATCCTTCTATTCTTGGCCCGTTCTCCAACCAAAACCAGTTCTCACCTGAGAACATCTTCCAGTTTGCATTCAGCCGTGATGGTGGATTTACATTCAACTGGGCAGGTTTCTTCTTCGGATATAGTAATATGTCCCGCGCCTTGAATGTAACCTATAGCGGATGGAATGCATTTGTGGTAACCCCTAATGCATTTGATGCTTATGAGGAAAATGACCTGAGAAAGAAAGAGTGGTTCCTCTTCGGCCCTCAAACAGATTATGAAACAGGAGCTCCAATTTTGGGCACTGAGGAATACGATGGCGAGCCTTTGGTATATGTGAACAATATCCGCAGAAACTCCGAGGGAGCTACAGGAGAAGGTTCTATGACCGAAGGAGAGGAAAACTCCGGAGCCAGATTCCATAAGTATAGATCAGGCACTTCTGATGAAGAGGGCGTTTACTGGGAAAATGATTATATAATCTACCGATTGACCGAGATTTATTTCAACAAGGCGGAAGCCCTGATGAGAAGGAATGGAGGAGCAGCTACAACTGAAGCGGTAGAATTGATCAATGAATCCAGAAAGAGAGCCTATTCTGAGACTGACTGGGCAGATGAGGCCTATACTACAGCCACATTAACTTTGGATGAACTGCTTGCGGAAAGAGGAAGAGAGTTTATATTTGAGGGGAAAAGAAGAACTGATTTGATCAGATTCGGTGAATTCACCTCAGGCACTTGGTGGGACAAGGATACTTCTGAACCTACCAGAGCACTGTTCCCGATTCCTCATATCCATCTAGCTTTGAACCCTAACTTAGTTCAAAACCCTGGCTATTAA